In Marinicella rhabdoformis, a genomic segment contains:
- the lepB gene encoding signal peptidase I yields MGQVDFGQLHFAQLHFDYEAVIFLAFLVTLLSWGVYQFQKRRTKKLNKWGRVSAQVGAYLPVLLVVFSFRSFAFEPFRIPSSSMMPTLYTGDFILVDKFSYGLKMPVFHNTLIETGSPKRGDVFVFRSVEDPSIDVIKRVVALPGDHVKYDARDKMVYINGEALSQTETKAYQGFLDDISPTGLLEKTETIDGESHQMLTANGISHPFQFTEMVVPQGHYFGMGDNRDYSADSRVFGLIPEQNIVGKARMVWMHWRPSAFVEGLKRVGTFL; encoded by the coding sequence ATGGGACAAGTAGATTTTGGCCAATTACATTTTGCCCAATTACATTTTGATTACGAAGCAGTGATATTTTTAGCATTTCTTGTGACATTGCTGTCTTGGGGTGTTTATCAATTCCAAAAGAGAAGAACAAAAAAATTGAATAAATGGGGCAGGGTCAGTGCCCAAGTTGGGGCATATTTACCCGTGTTGTTGGTGGTGTTTTCATTCAGAAGTTTTGCATTCGAGCCATTCAGAATCCCTTCCTCTTCGATGATGCCGACTTTATACACCGGTGACTTTATTTTGGTCGATAAGTTTTCGTATGGTTTGAAAATGCCGGTATTTCATAACACTTTGATTGAAACGGGTTCGCCTAAACGCGGCGATGTGTTCGTTTTCCGTTCAGTTGAAGACCCATCAATTGACGTCATCAAGCGCGTCGTGGCTTTGCCCGGAGATCATGTGAAATACGATGCCAGAGACAAAATGGTTTACATCAATGGTGAAGCTTTAAGCCAAACTGAAACCAAAGCTTACCAAGGCTTTCTTGATGACATCAGCCCAACTGGCCTGCTAGAAAAAACCGAAACCATCGACGGTGAATCTCACCAAATGTTAACCGCCAATGGCATTAGCCACCCGTTCCAGTTCACTGAAATGGTGGTGCCACAAGGGCATTATTTTGGTATGGGTGATAACCGTGATTACAGTGCCGACAGCCGGGTTTTTGGCTTAATACCCGAACAAAATATCGTTGGTAAAGCACGCATGGTGTGGATGCATTGGCGCCCATCGGCCTTTGTTGAAGGTTTGAAAAGGGTCGGTACTTTTTTATAA
- a CDS encoding ankyrin repeat domain-containing protein: protein MVNPKLILLLLIVIIGVGLGAMRLMNPHKKFSTQAYWEKATLEDVAAIPEEALKPGNSNGPVLMWAATRVEDVRIIEALVKRGAAVNEADGIFLGTPLSGAASYNKSTQVIDKLLKLGADLDAKLLNNNSILAASAMYNEHTGIVDHLIARGADVYEMNDDDMDALDLAYLLENEVAIKQLEKYFDIEEG from the coding sequence ATGGTTAATCCGAAACTTATATTATTGTTGTTGATTGTCATTATTGGTGTCGGATTGGGAGCGATGAGGTTGATGAATCCACACAAAAAATTCAGTACACAAGCCTACTGGGAAAAGGCGACACTGGAAGATGTGGCTGCCATTCCCGAAGAAGCACTCAAACCAGGGAATTCAAACGGTCCTGTATTGATGTGGGCAGCGACTAGAGTAGAAGACGTCAGAATCATTGAAGCTTTGGTGAAACGTGGTGCCGCTGTTAATGAAGCGGACGGTATTTTCTTAGGTACACCTTTGTCTGGTGCAGCCAGTTACAACAAAAGCACGCAAGTGATTGATAAATTGTTAAAACTGGGTGCAGATTTGGATGCCAAGCTTTTGAATAATAACAGTATTTTGGCCGCTTCAGCAATGTACAATGAACACACCGGCATTGTTGATCATTTAATCGCTCGTGGTGCAGATGTTTATGAGATGAATGATGATGACATGGACGCATTGGATTTGGCTTATTTGTTAGAAAATGAAGTGGCAATCAAACAACTCGAGAAATACTTTGATATTGAAGAAGGCTAA
- a CDS encoding cob(I)yrinic acid a,c-diamide adenosyltransferase, with translation MTRIYTRSGDAGKTGLANATRIAKSDALCDAIGDIDETNAFIGVVRSLNSTMGNNSAIDEQLSIIQHKLFDLGAQVAQYKGNLIKKEDIVQLEQWIDEMQENLSPLKQFILPAGNPAGSQCHLARTTCRRAERKTWKAAKEYEIEPEATQYLNRLSDYLFVLARTLNDQDEVFWQVGG, from the coding sequence ATGACAAGAATATACACTCGATCTGGCGACGCCGGAAAAACAGGATTAGCCAACGCCACCAGAATTGCCAAAAGTGACGCCTTGTGTGACGCCATTGGTGACATCGATGAAACCAATGCCTTCATCGGTGTGGTGCGCAGTTTAAATTCAACCATGGGCAACAACTCAGCCATAGACGAACAACTGTCCATCATTCAACACAAACTGTTCGATTTAGGTGCTCAAGTCGCGCAATACAAAGGCAACTTGATCAAAAAGGAAGATATCGTTCAATTAGAACAGTGGATTGATGAAATGCAAGAAAACCTCTCGCCATTGAAACAATTCATCCTGCCCGCAGGCAACCCCGCCGGTAGCCAATGCCATTTGGCCAGAACCACCTGCCGCCGTGCCGAACGCAAAACATGGAAAGCGGCTAAAGAATACGAAATTGAACCCGAAGCCACACAGTACCTAAACCGCCTGTCAGATTACCTCTTTGTCTTGGCCCGAACCCTGAATGACCAAGATGAAGTCTTTTGGCAGGTGGGTGGGTGA
- the gcvT gene encoding glycine cleavage system aminomethyltransferase GcvT produces MKKTILNDAHRKAGAKMVDFGGWDMPINYGSQIEEHHAVRQDAGMFDVSHMTVVDVTGAQATDFLYKLLANDVTKMNINQAMYSTMLNEQGGVIDDLIVYKLADDNYRVVVNAGTRDKDIAWFEKQITAFDAQMVEQQQAAMIAVQGPNAITKLQPLIDVDLTDTKRFYANYNNETFVGRTGYTGEDGVEIIIAPEKAEALWDQLIAAGVKPCGLGARDTLRLEAGMHLYGQDMDEHITPLECGLAWTIRKDDDSFIGASALAELKSKGVDKKLVGLVLQDRGILRHDQTLSDEAGNAGIITSGGFSPSTEKAIAMAVVDKSMTGTVNVQIRKKSLPCQIVKLPFVRNGKSLIEA; encoded by the coding sequence ATGAAAAAAACCATATTGAATGATGCACACCGCAAAGCCGGTGCCAAGATGGTCGACTTTGGTGGATGGGACATGCCCATCAATTACGGTTCACAAATCGAAGAACACCATGCAGTTCGTCAAGATGCAGGCATGTTTGATGTCTCTCACATGACGGTTGTCGATGTGACTGGCGCACAAGCCACAGATTTCTTGTATAAATTGTTGGCCAATGATGTCACCAAGATGAACATCAACCAAGCCATGTACAGCACCATGTTGAATGAACAAGGTGGTGTGATTGATGACTTAATAGTTTACAAGCTGGCTGATGACAACTACCGCGTCGTAGTGAATGCCGGCACCCGTGACAAAGACATCGCGTGGTTTGAGAAGCAAATCACTGCTTTTGATGCCCAAATGGTTGAGCAACAACAAGCGGCAATGATCGCCGTTCAAGGCCCAAATGCCATCACCAAATTGCAACCTTTGATCGATGTCGATTTAACTGACACCAAACGTTTTTACGCTAACTATAACAATGAAACCTTTGTCGGTCGCACCGGATATACCGGTGAAGACGGTGTTGAGATCATCATTGCCCCTGAGAAAGCAGAAGCCTTGTGGGATCAGCTGATTGCTGCGGGTGTCAAACCTTGTGGCTTGGGCGCACGTGATACCTTGCGTTTAGAAGCAGGTATGCACTTATACGGTCAGGACATGGATGAGCACATCACACCATTAGAATGCGGCTTGGCTTGGACCATTCGCAAAGATGATGACAGTTTTATTGGAGCCAGCGCCTTGGCTGAGTTAAAATCGAAGGGTGTGGATAAAAAATTAGTCGGTCTGGTCTTACAAGACCGTGGCATTTTACGCCATGACCAAACATTAAGTGACGAAGCAGGTAACGCCGGCATCATCACCAGCGGTGGTTTTTCACCATCCACAGAAAAAGCCATAGCCATGGCTGTAGTTGATAAAAGCATGACAGGTACTGTGAATGTTCAAATTCGCAAGAAGTCTTTGCCTTGTCAAATTGTCAAATTACCTTTTGTCAGAAATGGTAAATCATTAATAGAAGCCTAA
- the gcvH gene encoding glycine cleavage system protein GcvH, translating to MSYVPDNLLYTASHEWLEKLDNGNYKIGITEFAQSQLGDIVFVELPEVDESYAQEDECGVVESVKTASDIYCPVAGTVTAANDSLEDTPELINDSPYDDGWIFEVEVADDADLGHLMSAEDYRNSIADED from the coding sequence ATGAGTTACGTACCAGATAATTTGTTATACACAGCCAGCCACGAGTGGTTAGAAAAATTAGACAATGGCAATTACAAAATCGGCATCACCGAATTTGCTCAAAGCCAATTGGGCGACATCGTTTTTGTAGAATTGCCTGAAGTCGACGAAAGCTATGCACAAGAAGACGAGTGTGGTGTTGTTGAATCTGTGAAAACAGCGTCTGACATCTACTGCCCTGTTGCAGGCACAGTAACCGCTGCCAATGATTCATTAGAAGACACACCTGAGTTAATCAACGATTCTCCGTATGATGACGGTTGGATTTTTGAAGTGGAAGTAGCTGATGATGCCGATTTAGGCCACTTGATGTCAGCAGAAGATTACCGCAACTCTATCGCAGACGAAGATTAA
- the gcvPA gene encoding aminomethyl-transferring glycine dehydrogenase subunit GcvPA, with translation MPFIPHTEDEIKDMLDTIGADSINQLFDEIPEELRSSKLDQIPNRMSEMEVTKFVTALAKQDGTPTCFAGAGSYEHHIPAAVWQLTTRGEFYTAYTPYQPEVSQGTLQVIYEYQSMMAHLTAMEVSNASLYDGASSLAEAVLMAVRANRKSKSKVILVPKTVNPVYRQVAHNIVHNQDIKLVEVNFDPKTGLIDQADLAQYEGQDITAVVVPQPNYFGLYEDVHGLTNWAHKQKAMVIAVVNPTSLALLSAPGNWGENGADICCGEGQPMGVPMSSGGPYYGFLTCKEALVRQMPGRIVGITEDLEGKRGFALTFQAREQHIRRAKATSNICTNQGLMVTASTIYMSLLGSEGLRNVASNCIKNTDTLKQKLKTAGIELAFDGAGFHEFVIKVNDAEKTIEQMAAKNYVAGVNISESFPELGQVILLCVTETKTDADLDEFVAALKTCI, from the coding sequence ATGCCATTCATTCCACATACTGAAGACGAAATCAAAGACATGCTCGACACCATTGGTGCCGACAGCATCAATCAACTGTTTGACGAGATTCCTGAAGAATTGAGGTCATCAAAATTGGATCAAATTCCAAACCGCATGAGCGAAATGGAAGTGACCAAGTTCGTTACGGCTTTGGCCAAACAAGACGGCACGCCGACCTGTTTTGCTGGTGCCGGTTCTTACGAGCATCACATCCCCGCGGCTGTTTGGCAATTGACCACACGTGGTGAGTTCTACACCGCTTATACGCCTTATCAGCCCGAAGTTTCGCAAGGCACTTTGCAAGTAATCTACGAATACCAAAGCATGATGGCGCATTTGACTGCGATGGAAGTCTCGAACGCTTCTTTGTATGACGGTGCATCGTCTTTGGCAGAAGCTGTTTTGATGGCCGTACGCGCCAACAGAAAGAGCAAGTCAAAAGTGATATTGGTACCTAAAACGGTTAACCCTGTTTACCGCCAGGTAGCACACAATATTGTACATAACCAAGACATTAAATTGGTCGAAGTGAACTTTGATCCAAAGACAGGTTTAATTGACCAAGCTGATTTGGCACAATACGAAGGCCAAGACATCACGGCTGTTGTGGTTCCACAACCGAACTATTTTGGTTTGTATGAAGACGTACATGGTTTGACCAATTGGGCACATAAACAAAAAGCCATGGTCATAGCAGTCGTTAACCCGACTTCACTGGCCTTGTTGTCAGCCCCTGGAAACTGGGGCGAAAATGGCGCTGACATTTGTTGTGGCGAAGGACAACCGATGGGTGTTCCAATGTCTTCAGGCGGTCCTTACTATGGTTTCCTAACCTGTAAAGAAGCCTTGGTTCGTCAAATGCCTGGCCGTATTGTTGGTATCACAGAAGACTTAGAAGGCAAACGTGGCTTCGCCCTCACCTTCCAAGCCCGTGAACAACACATCAGACGCGCTAAAGCGACTTCAAACATCTGTACCAACCAAGGCTTGATGGTCACCGCTTCAACGATCTACATGTCGTTGTTAGGTTCTGAAGGTTTGCGTAATGTTGCCAGCAACTGCATCAAGAACACCGACACATTGAAACAAAAGCTGAAAACTGCTGGTATTGAATTGGCCTTTGATGGCGCGGGTTTCCATGAGTTTGTCATCAAGGTTAATGACGCTGAAAAAACCATTGAACAAATGGCCGCCAAAAACTATGTTGCTGGCGTGAATATTTCAGAGTCTTTCCCAGAACTGGGCCAAGTGATCCTGCTGTGCGTCACCGAAACCAAAACCGACGCAGATTTGGATGAGTTTGTAGCAGCCCTAAAAACCTGCATCTGA
- a CDS encoding DUF2937 family protein: protein MIKNLLDKLFFAFGVIVFLQLPHFIDQYTQRMGGFAASQAQQISEYQAIADQHFEGNLNAYISRLKENTDPVIAASAKMVTENIEGNKNINKDLQVYENEPLWYQLPYFLSHVRVDLARGTFNNFSPGVPINLWAWGYGILGGVLFSLLFHGMAKTPKLVKKKLVKKKAIN, encoded by the coding sequence ATGATTAAAAACCTGCTCGACAAACTGTTCTTTGCATTCGGTGTGATTGTATTTTTACAACTGCCCCACTTTATTGACCAATACACCCAGCGCATGGGTGGCTTTGCCGCTTCTCAAGCACAACAAATTTCAGAATACCAAGCGATAGCTGACCAACATTTTGAAGGTAACTTAAATGCTTACATATCTCGCCTAAAAGAAAATACAGACCCAGTGATTGCAGCCTCTGCCAAGATGGTCACTGAAAACATTGAAGGTAACAAAAATATCAATAAAGACTTACAAGTCTATGAAAATGAACCACTTTGGTATCAACTCCCCTATTTCTTATCCCATGTGCGAGTTGATTTAGCACGAGGCACATTCAATAACTTCTCACCAGGCGTACCAATAAATCTGTGGGCTTGGGGCTATGGCATTCTGGGCGGTGTACTGTTCAGTTTACTGTTTCATGGCATGGCTAAAACACCAAAGCTGGTTAAGAAGAAGTTGGTTAAGAAGAAAGCGATTAATTAG
- the tpx gene encoding thiol peroxidase produces MANINFKGNPVNTQGSFPQVGDTAPDFKMVNTDLSEVSLSDYKGKKVVFNVFPSVDTAVCALQLKSFSQKLSGRDDVVLLFGSMDLPFALNRFCGAEGVDNAVTASDFRYNALAENYGVKMTDGPLAGLYARATLVIDEDGKVIHAELVSDVVNEPDYDAAMAALG; encoded by the coding sequence ATGGCAAACATTAACTTCAAAGGCAATCCAGTAAATACACAAGGCAGCTTCCCGCAAGTAGGTGATACCGCACCTGATTTTAAAATGGTCAATACAGACCTCAGCGAAGTATCCCTTTCTGATTACAAAGGCAAGAAAGTGGTCTTCAATGTTTTTCCCAGTGTGGATACAGCCGTTTGTGCATTACAGTTAAAATCATTCAGTCAAAAACTGTCTGGCAGAGACGATGTGGTTTTGTTGTTTGGTTCAATGGATCTGCCTTTCGCGTTGAATCGTTTTTGTGGTGCTGAAGGTGTTGATAATGCGGTTACGGCGTCAGATTTTAGATACAACGCTTTGGCTGAAAATTATGGCGTCAAAATGACCGACGGCCCTTTGGCGGGTTTGTATGCCCGTGCCACCTTGGTTATTGACGAAGACGGCAAAGTGATTCATGCCGAGTTGGTTTCTGATGTTGTTAATGAGCCGGATTACGATGCGGCCATGGCTGCCTTAGGCTAA
- a CDS encoding RNA recognition motif domain-containing protein encodes MKLLVRNIARTVKEEELKAAFEKFGTVQSCSIVIDKETGISKGFGFVEIPNPGHCKAAMKSLNGKELAGSLLRVKKAESAEDREAKENKAIEKKEAKAKAKEEAKKAEEQRKEERQEERLEAEESAAIKSFTSKTKSYGKNKGVNDHIWKK; translated from the coding sequence ATGAAATTATTGGTCAGAAACATTGCACGAACAGTTAAAGAAGAAGAGTTAAAGGCAGCATTTGAGAAATTCGGTACAGTCCAATCGTGTAGCATTGTAATCGACAAAGAAACTGGCATTTCCAAAGGCTTTGGTTTTGTCGAAATCCCTAATCCAGGCCACTGTAAAGCGGCAATGAAATCACTCAATGGTAAGGAGTTAGCTGGCTCTTTGTTGCGTGTTAAAAAAGCCGAATCTGCTGAAGACAGAGAAGCCAAAGAAAACAAAGCCATTGAGAAAAAAGAAGCCAAAGCCAAAGCCAAAGAAGAAGCTAAAAAAGCTGAAGAACAGCGTAAAGAAGAGCGACAAGAAGAGCGGTTGGAAGCTGAAGAATCTGCAGCAATAAAATCATTCACTTCAAAAACCAAATCTTATGGTAAAAACAAAGGTGTTAATGACCATATTTGGAAAAAATAA
- a CDS encoding serine/threonine protein kinase: MTATHPFESLSPDCVMSAIEQLGYACSGHVMALGSYENRVYQVGLMDQDTPIIIKFYRPGRWTEAQIQEEHDFSFEAADHDIPVVTPIKNDTGQSVFKHQGFMLAVFPRKGGHSPELDYQDNLSIMGRTLARLHNIGASNTFIHRPQLNVQTFGHDIVNYVAEHHIPFEHKSSYLGVTEQILAVAEQQLNNAQNIRVHGDLHVGNILLRDDLAHLVDFDDSRMAPAIQDIWMLLSGNAEEQEVQLQKIIAAYNEFRDFPHHELHMIESLRSLRLIHHTGWIARRWDDPAFPVAFPWFEDFNYWTHHIQDLQTQLEAINQSATSY; this comes from the coding sequence ATGACTGCGACACACCCATTTGAATCTCTAAGCCCTGACTGTGTTATGTCAGCCATTGAACAATTGGGCTATGCTTGCAGTGGACACGTCATGGCGCTGGGCAGCTATGAAAACCGCGTATATCAAGTCGGGTTAATGGACCAAGACACACCGATCATCATTAAATTCTACCGCCCTGGTCGTTGGACTGAAGCGCAAATCCAAGAAGAGCATGACTTCAGTTTTGAAGCTGCTGATCATGACATCCCAGTGGTCACACCGATTAAAAATGATACGGGCCAAAGTGTATTCAAACACCAAGGCTTTATGCTCGCTGTTTTTCCAAGAAAAGGCGGACACTCACCTGAGCTGGATTACCAGGACAACTTGTCGATTATGGGCAGGACTTTGGCTCGTTTGCATAACATCGGTGCCAGTAACACGTTTATACACAGACCACAGTTGAATGTTCAGACTTTTGGTCACGATATTGTGAATTATGTGGCTGAACACCACATCCCATTTGAGCACAAAAGCAGCTATCTGGGTGTTACCGAGCAGATATTAGCTGTTGCTGAGCAACAATTGAACAACGCTCAAAACATCCGTGTACATGGCGATTTACATGTCGGCAATATTTTACTGCGAGATGATTTGGCACATTTGGTGGACTTCGATGATTCACGCATGGCACCCGCGATTCAAGACATTTGGATGCTGTTATCTGGAAATGCTGAAGAACAAGAAGTGCAATTACAAAAAATCATTGCCGCTTACAACGAATTCAGAGACTTTCCACACCATGAATTGCACATGATTGAATCATTGCGCAGCCTGCGATTGATTCACCACACAGGGTGGATTGCCCGACGATGGGACGATCCTGCTTTCCCTGTCGCCTTCCCCTGGTTTGAAGACTTCAATTATTGGACCCACCATATCCAAGACTTACAAACACAATTGGAAGCGATCAATCAATCTGCCACCAGTTATTAA
- a CDS encoding peptidylprolyl isomerase, translating to MAIKATIKTSKGDININLTDEKTPVTVANFVNLVKNGFYNDLSFHRVIPDFMVQGGCPIGTGTGGPGYRFEDEFDASLKHDKPGILSMANAGPGTNGSQFFVTHVATPWLDGKHSVFGEVVSEADQAVVNSIAGGDSIQTIELEGDVDALLEAQADKVKEWNDYL from the coding sequence ATGGCGATCAAAGCGACCATCAAAACGAGTAAAGGTGACATAAATATCAATTTAACTGACGAAAAAACGCCAGTAACTGTAGCGAACTTCGTCAATCTAGTTAAAAACGGTTTCTATAATGATTTGTCTTTCCACCGCGTGATTCCAGATTTCATGGTACAAGGTGGTTGTCCAATTGGTACGGGTACTGGTGGGCCAGGTTACCGTTTTGAAGATGAATTTGATGCCTCTTTAAAGCATGACAAGCCAGGTATTTTATCAATGGCCAATGCAGGCCCTGGCACCAATGGCTCACAATTTTTCGTCACACACGTTGCGACACCATGGTTAGACGGCAAACATTCAGTTTTCGGTGAAGTGGTGTCTGAAGCAGATCAAGCAGTGGTTAACTCAATTGCTGGCGGTGATTCAATCCAAACCATCGAATTAGAAGGTGACGTTGATGCTTTGTTAGAAGCACAAGCTGATAAAGTTAAAGAATGGAATGATTACTTGTAA
- a CDS encoding amidohydrolase: MRLLTIVMIATSMSAAAYFEDDIKNIEPQMIEWRRDFHQNPELSNREFRTAKIVAEHLSKLGMEVQTEIAHTGVVGLLKGGKPGPVVALRADMDALPVTEQVDLPFASKATDTYRGETVGVMHACGHDSHVAMLMAAAEVLAQNKEDIAGTVMFIFQPAEEGAPKGEEGGAELMLKEGVFDQLKPEAVFGIHVTSGQHSGNVLYRTGPYMAAVDDFELTIKGKQAHGSQPWKGIDPIVTSAQVINSVQTIVSRKVNVTKAPAVVSFGAIKGGIRNNIIPDEVTMVGTIRNFDMDIRDHIHDQLHLITKNVAEANGAVAEFKINHGYPVTVNNPELSELMKPTLAKVFGAEHIIDSALITGAEDFSFFANETPGLYFFIGITPKDRSLNGIPSNHSPQFYIDEAALIKGVDVFVQLVMDYPQAQ, encoded by the coding sequence ATGCGTTTACTGACTATCGTCATGATAGCGACCTCCATGAGTGCGGCCGCTTACTTTGAAGATGACATCAAAAATATCGAGCCGCAAATGATTGAATGGCGTCGTGATTTTCATCAAAACCCTGAGCTCAGTAACCGAGAATTCAGAACCGCTAAAATTGTGGCTGAACACCTATCCAAACTGGGTATGGAAGTTCAAACTGAAATTGCTCACACGGGTGTTGTTGGCCTACTTAAAGGTGGTAAACCAGGCCCTGTGGTCGCCCTTCGCGCTGACATGGACGCCCTCCCCGTTACTGAACAAGTTGACTTACCCTTTGCCTCTAAAGCCACTGACACTTACCGTGGCGAAACAGTCGGCGTGATGCATGCTTGTGGTCATGACAGCCATGTCGCCATGTTAATGGCTGCGGCAGAAGTATTGGCTCAAAATAAAGAAGACATTGCCGGTACCGTGATGTTTATATTTCAACCCGCTGAAGAAGGCGCTCCCAAAGGAGAAGAAGGTGGTGCTGAATTGATGCTCAAAGAAGGTGTCTTTGATCAATTAAAACCTGAAGCGGTGTTCGGCATCCATGTCACTTCTGGACAACATTCAGGCAATGTACTTTACAGGACAGGACCTTATATGGCGGCTGTAGATGATTTTGAGTTGACCATCAAAGGCAAACAAGCCCACGGCTCACAACCTTGGAAAGGCATTGACCCGATTGTCACTTCGGCACAAGTGATTAACTCAGTACAAACCATCGTGTCTCGAAAAGTCAATGTGACAAAAGCGCCTGCCGTTGTTTCATTTGGCGCCATCAAAGGTGGCATCAGAAACAACATCATTCCTGATGAAGTCACCATGGTCGGTACGATTAGGAATTTTGACATGGACATTCGTGATCACATTCATGATCAATTACATCTGATCACCAAGAACGTGGCAGAAGCCAATGGTGCAGTAGCTGAATTCAAAATCAACCATGGCTATCCAGTGACTGTAAACAACCCAGAGTTAAGTGAGCTCATGAAGCCGACATTGGCCAAAGTTTTTGGCGCTGAGCACATCATAGATTCTGCTTTGATTACAGGTGCTGAAGATTTTTCATTTTTTGCTAATGAAACCCCTGGCCTTTATTTCTTCATAGGCATCACACCCAAAGATCGCTCATTGAACGGCATCCCATCTAACCATTCTCCACAATTTTACATTGATGAAGCGGCTTTAATTAAAGGCGTTGATGTGTTTGTTCAATTGGTCATGGATTATCCCCAAGCTCAGTAA
- a CDS encoding lipase/acyltransferase domain-containing protein, whose protein sequence is MTNLIHHAKLITVSLALIFLVACQNNKRPDLGRLYLDHATDFSNTPLIVIHGTMGSKLRHKETHEEMWIGNLKKLAFSNYRDLALEINPATLNNLNSELEAFEILDSVSGVNFYENLIQVLTEVGGYQLNKVHEPIQPGRPLYLFNYDWRQDNVVSAQKLSQFIDDILIKHPSHQKVDVVAHSMGGLIARYYMRYGDKDVLDGNIFTGKTTANKIRHAIFLGTPNLGSVLTVNRFINGFNFNLRTIPIDVLATMPSIYQLLPYGQHAWLFNTHGQAIPLDAYSPKMWQDNQWAVYDPIVQENFRKQFDDPALADTALTTLITFFNKQLERARRFAWALSVELKGQQHEFIVFGGDCNMTTNKLVIENIDGQNHIRYKPQQITHPVPNIDYRNLMLSPGDGQVTKSSLLARFETQFSPNFEPAVPIKYPIFLCENHLKLTRNLNFQDNLLHILLQ, encoded by the coding sequence ATGACAAATTTGATTCATCATGCCAAGCTCATCACGGTGAGCTTGGCATTGATTTTTTTGGTAGCCTGTCAAAATAACAAACGACCAGATTTAGGCCGGCTTTATCTAGACCATGCCACAGATTTCAGTAATACTCCATTAATAGTTATCCATGGCACCATGGGCAGCAAATTGCGCCATAAGGAAACACATGAAGAAATGTGGATTGGTAATTTAAAGAAGCTGGCCTTCTCCAATTACCGTGATTTGGCCTTAGAAATCAACCCAGCAACACTTAACAACCTAAACAGTGAGTTAGAAGCATTTGAAATATTAGACTCTGTTTCTGGTGTTAATTTTTATGAAAACTTGATACAAGTTTTAACTGAAGTCGGTGGTTATCAATTGAACAAGGTGCATGAGCCCATACAACCTGGAAGGCCGCTCTATTTATTCAATTACGACTGGCGACAAGATAACGTTGTCAGCGCTCAGAAACTCAGTCAATTCATTGATGACATCCTAATTAAACACCCCAGCCATCAAAAAGTAGATGTTGTGGCGCACTCTATGGGAGGGCTTATCGCCCGATACTATATGCGTTACGGAGATAAAGACGTTTTAGATGGCAATATTTTTACAGGCAAAACCACTGCCAATAAAATACGGCATGCGATTTTTTTGGGCACCCCGAATTTAGGCTCGGTATTAACAGTGAATCGCTTTATCAATGGTTTTAACTTTAACCTGAGAACCATTCCCATTGATGTTTTGGCCACCATGCCCAGTATTTATCAATTATTACCCTATGGCCAACATGCATGGTTATTTAATACCCATGGCCAGGCCATTCCTTTAGACGCCTATTCGCCAAAAATGTGGCAAGACAACCAATGGGCAGTCTATGACCCTATAGTACAAGAAAATTTCAGAAAACAGTTTGATGATCCTGCACTTGCTGACACCGCTTTAACAACCCTCATTACTTTCTTTAACAAACAGTTAGAACGAGCCCGCCGATTTGCATGGGCTTTATCAGTCGAGTTAAAAGGGCAGCAACATGAGTTCATTGTCTTTGGCGGAGACTGTAATATGACCACCAATAAACTGGTCATTGAGAACATTGATGGTCAAAATCATATCAGATACAAACCTCAACAAATCACACACCCCGTTCCAAACATAGACTACAGAAACTTGATGCTGTCACCCGGAGATGGCCAAGTCACTAAATCGTCATTACTGGCACGTTTTGAAACACAATTCAGTCCAAATTTTGAACCCGCTGTGCCCATAAAATACCCCATATTTTTATGTGAAAACCACCTTAAATTAACCCGAAATTTAAATTTTCAGGATAATTTATTGCACATCCTACTTCAATAA